The following are encoded in a window of Arctopsyche grandis isolate Sample6627 chromosome 4, ASM5162203v2, whole genome shotgun sequence genomic DNA:
- the ClpX gene encoding caseinolytic protease chaperone subunit isoform X3 — MSVRSGLFVLRRAASASASASASASASASASVAAVASTPVFYNINSSGCMLLACDAWAPITKRCSSNSLTNSPIACKGNDFVPTSSTTPPSDDSPSASSSGSSPTSSGGSGSSAGTGSGGGKKSSTLSCPKCGDPCTHVETFVSSTRFVKCDKCHHFFVVLSEVDTKKSLKENTENKNGFFRKPPPPPKKIFEYLNKHVVGQEYAKKVLSVAVYNHYKRIYNNIPPPVPQQAHPDNGHNSFTHRDLLHITGIGHATISSGNSLGGSSAQSGQTQTGPHAGSDILDRASHDLRLEKSNILLLGPTGCGKTLLAQTIAQCLDVPFAICDCTTLTQAGYVGEDIESVIAKLLQDANYNVERAQMGIVFLDEVDKIGAVPGIHQLRDVGGEGVQQGMLKMLEGTVVNVPERNSPRKLRGETVQVDTTNILFVASGAFNGLDRLISRRSNEKYLGFGAPTMGSPGRRAASQQALAEQNAAASAEEENRERDAFLRLVQARDLIDFGMIPEFVGRFPVLVPFHSLNQDLLVRILTEPKNALIPQYQMLFSMDRCALSFSPDALQAISRLAMERKTGARGLRAIMESILLESMFEIPGSDVLSVHINEDCVVGSRSAEYVRGAASETTPVQNEEPWPGVRVQN, encoded by the exons ATGTCGGTTCGCAGCGGACTGTTTGTGCTGAGGCGGGCCGCCTCTGCCTCCGCTTCCGCTTCCGCTTCCGCTTCCGCTTCTGCCTCTGCTTCTGTGGCGGCCGTCGCTTCCACTCCCGTCTTCTACAACATCAACTCTTCAG GATGTATGCTGTTGGCTTGTGATGCATGGGCTCCAATTACAAAAAGATGTAGTTCAAATTCTTTGACTAATTCGCCGATTGCCTGTAAAGGCAACGATTTTGTTCCAACATCTTCGACAACTCCACCATCTGACGATTCACCCAGTGCATCTTCATCAG GATCTTCTCCGACGAGCTCAGGTGGTTCAGGTAGTTCAGCAGGTACCGGCAGCGGAGGTGGGAAGAAGTCTTCGACACTCTCATGCCCGAAATGTGGAGATCCTTGCACACACGTTGAAACGTTTGTTAgctccactcgttttgtcaaatGTGACAAATGTCATCATTTCTTTGTAGTTCTCAGCGAGGTCGACACTAAGAAAAGCTTAAAAGAAaacactgaaaataaaaatggtttCTTCAG AAAACCGCCACCACCTCCaaagaaaatatttgaatatctcAATAAGCATGTAGTAGGACAAGAGTACGCTAAGAAGGTTTTGTCTGTAGCTGTATACAATCACTATAagagaatatataataatattccacCACCCGTTCCGCAACAAGCCCATCCTGATAATGGACACAACTCGTTCACCCACAGAG attTGTTGCACATCACCGGGATCGGTCATGCGACGATCAGTAGCGGAAATTCTCTCGGTGGTTCTTCTGCTCAATCGGGACAGACGCAGACTGGACCGCATGCTGGTTCGGATATTCTTGATAGAGCTAGCCATGACCTGAGACTCGAAAAAAGTAATATTCTTCTTCTGGGACCGACAGGCTGTG GAAAAACCCTACTTGCTCAAACTATTGCTCAGTGTTTAGATGTGCCATTTGCTATATGTGATTGCACGACATTAACACAAGCTGGTTATGTAGGTGAAGATATTGAATCTGTAATTGCTAAGCTGTTACAAGACGCTAATTACAA TGTCGAAAGAGCTCAAATGGGCATTGTATTCTTGGACGAAGTAGATAAAATTGGGGCTGTACCTGGTATCCATCAGCTTAGAGATGTCGGAG GTGAAGGAGTACAACAAGGTATGCTCAAGATGCTTGAAGGCACTGTTGTCAACGTGCCAGAGCGCAATTCACCAAGAAAGCTACGCGGAGAAACAGTACAGGTTGACACTACCAACATTTTATTTGTTGCTAGTGGTGCATTCAACGGCCTTGATCGTCTCATTTCCCGACGAAGCAATGAAAAg tatCTAGGTTTTGGTGCTCCTACGATGGGTTCTCCGGGTAGAAGAGCGGCTTCGCAGCAAGCTTTGGCTGAACAGAATGCAGCGGCATCGGCAGAAGAGGAAAATAGAGAGCGAGATGCTTTTCTAAGGCTTGTTCAAGCAAGAGATCTTATTGATTTCGGAATGATACCA gaATTCGTTGGTCGTTTTCCGGTATTAGTTCCGTTCCATAGTTTAAACCAAGATCTATTAGTTAGAATTTTAACAGAACCGAAAAATGCTTTG ATTCCTCAGTACCAAATGCTATTTTCTATGGATCGGTGTGCTTTAAGCTTCAGTCCAGATGCTCTCCAAGCCATCTCTCGGCTAGCTATGGAGCGAAAGACTGGTGCTAGGGGACTGCGTGCAATAATG GAAAGTATACTCTTAGAATCCATGTTTGAAATACCTGGTTCTGACGTACTGTCGGTGCACATAAATGAAGACTGTGTAGTTGGTTCACGTAGTGCTGAGTACGTACGTGGAGCTGCCAGTGAGACAACTCCAGTGCAGAACGAAGAGCCATGGCCTGGGGTACGCGTACAAAACTAA
- the ClpX gene encoding caseinolytic protease chaperone subunit isoform X2, whose protein sequence is MSVRSGLFVLRRAASASASASASASASASASVAAVASTPVFYNINSSGCMLLACDAWAPITKRCSSNSLTNSPIACKGNDFVPTSSTTPPSDDSPSASSSGSSPTSSGGSGSSAGTGSGGGKKSSTLSCPKCGDPCTHVETFVSSTRFVKCDKCHHFFVVLSEVDTKKSLKENTENKNGFFRKPPPPPKKIFEYLNKHVVGQEYAKKVLSVAVYNHYKRIYNNIPPPVPQQAHPDNGHNSFTHRGEEAWNLLHITGIGHATISSGNSLGGSSAQSGQTQTGPHAGSDILDRASHDLRLEKSNILLLGPTGCGKTLLAQTIAQCLDVPFAICDCTTLTQAGYVGEDIESVIAKLLQDANYNVERAQMGIVFLDEVDKIGAVPGIHQLRDVGGEGVQQGMLKMLEGTVVNVPERNSPRKLRGETVQVDTTNILFVASGAFNGLDRLISRRSNEKYLGFGAPTMGSPGRRAASQQALAEQNAAASAEEENRERDAFLRLVQARDLIDFGMIPEFVGRFPVLVPFHSLNQDLLVRILTEPKNALIPQYQMLFSMDRCALSFSPDALQAISRLAMERKTGARGLRAIMESILLESMFEIPGSDVLSVHINEDCVVGSRSAEYVRGAASETTPVQNEEPWPGVRVQN, encoded by the exons ATGTCGGTTCGCAGCGGACTGTTTGTGCTGAGGCGGGCCGCCTCTGCCTCCGCTTCCGCTTCCGCTTCCGCTTCCGCTTCTGCCTCTGCTTCTGTGGCGGCCGTCGCTTCCACTCCCGTCTTCTACAACATCAACTCTTCAG GATGTATGCTGTTGGCTTGTGATGCATGGGCTCCAATTACAAAAAGATGTAGTTCAAATTCTTTGACTAATTCGCCGATTGCCTGTAAAGGCAACGATTTTGTTCCAACATCTTCGACAACTCCACCATCTGACGATTCACCCAGTGCATCTTCATCAG GATCTTCTCCGACGAGCTCAGGTGGTTCAGGTAGTTCAGCAGGTACCGGCAGCGGAGGTGGGAAGAAGTCTTCGACACTCTCATGCCCGAAATGTGGAGATCCTTGCACACACGTTGAAACGTTTGTTAgctccactcgttttgtcaaatGTGACAAATGTCATCATTTCTTTGTAGTTCTCAGCGAGGTCGACACTAAGAAAAGCTTAAAAGAAaacactgaaaataaaaatggtttCTTCAG AAAACCGCCACCACCTCCaaagaaaatatttgaatatctcAATAAGCATGTAGTAGGACAAGAGTACGCTAAGAAGGTTTTGTCTGTAGCTGTATACAATCACTATAagagaatatataataatattccacCACCCGTTCCGCAACAAGCCCATCCTGATAATGGACACAACTCGTTCACCCACAGAGGTGAGGAAGCGTGGA attTGTTGCACATCACCGGGATCGGTCATGCGACGATCAGTAGCGGAAATTCTCTCGGTGGTTCTTCTGCTCAATCGGGACAGACGCAGACTGGACCGCATGCTGGTTCGGATATTCTTGATAGAGCTAGCCATGACCTGAGACTCGAAAAAAGTAATATTCTTCTTCTGGGACCGACAGGCTGTG GAAAAACCCTACTTGCTCAAACTATTGCTCAGTGTTTAGATGTGCCATTTGCTATATGTGATTGCACGACATTAACACAAGCTGGTTATGTAGGTGAAGATATTGAATCTGTAATTGCTAAGCTGTTACAAGACGCTAATTACAA TGTCGAAAGAGCTCAAATGGGCATTGTATTCTTGGACGAAGTAGATAAAATTGGGGCTGTACCTGGTATCCATCAGCTTAGAGATGTCGGAG GTGAAGGAGTACAACAAGGTATGCTCAAGATGCTTGAAGGCACTGTTGTCAACGTGCCAGAGCGCAATTCACCAAGAAAGCTACGCGGAGAAACAGTACAGGTTGACACTACCAACATTTTATTTGTTGCTAGTGGTGCATTCAACGGCCTTGATCGTCTCATTTCCCGACGAAGCAATGAAAAg tatCTAGGTTTTGGTGCTCCTACGATGGGTTCTCCGGGTAGAAGAGCGGCTTCGCAGCAAGCTTTGGCTGAACAGAATGCAGCGGCATCGGCAGAAGAGGAAAATAGAGAGCGAGATGCTTTTCTAAGGCTTGTTCAAGCAAGAGATCTTATTGATTTCGGAATGATACCA gaATTCGTTGGTCGTTTTCCGGTATTAGTTCCGTTCCATAGTTTAAACCAAGATCTATTAGTTAGAATTTTAACAGAACCGAAAAATGCTTTG ATTCCTCAGTACCAAATGCTATTTTCTATGGATCGGTGTGCTTTAAGCTTCAGTCCAGATGCTCTCCAAGCCATCTCTCGGCTAGCTATGGAGCGAAAGACTGGTGCTAGGGGACTGCGTGCAATAATG GAAAGTATACTCTTAGAATCCATGTTTGAAATACCTGGTTCTGACGTACTGTCGGTGCACATAAATGAAGACTGTGTAGTTGGTTCACGTAGTGCTGAGTACGTACGTGGAGCTGCCAGTGAGACAACTCCAGTGCAGAACGAAGAGCCATGGCCTGGGGTACGCGTACAAAACTAA
- the ClpX gene encoding caseinolytic protease chaperone subunit isoform X1, with protein sequence MSVRSGLFVLRRAASASASASASASASASASVAAVASTPVFYNINSSGCMLLACDAWAPITKRCSSNSLTNSPIACKGNDFVPTSSTTPPSDDSPSASSSGSSPTSSGGSGSSAGTGSGGGKKSSTLSCPKCGDPCTHVETFVSSTRFVKCDKCHHFFVVLSEVDTKKSLKENTENKNGFFRKPPPPPKKIFEYLNKHVVGQEYAKKVLSVAVYNHYKRIYNNIPPPVPQQAHPDNGHNSFTHRGEEAWIYFKDLLHITGIGHATISSGNSLGGSSAQSGQTQTGPHAGSDILDRASHDLRLEKSNILLLGPTGCGKTLLAQTIAQCLDVPFAICDCTTLTQAGYVGEDIESVIAKLLQDANYNVERAQMGIVFLDEVDKIGAVPGIHQLRDVGGEGVQQGMLKMLEGTVVNVPERNSPRKLRGETVQVDTTNILFVASGAFNGLDRLISRRSNEKYLGFGAPTMGSPGRRAASQQALAEQNAAASAEEENRERDAFLRLVQARDLIDFGMIPEFVGRFPVLVPFHSLNQDLLVRILTEPKNALIPQYQMLFSMDRCALSFSPDALQAISRLAMERKTGARGLRAIMESILLESMFEIPGSDVLSVHINEDCVVGSRSAEYVRGAASETTPVQNEEPWPGVRVQN encoded by the exons ATGTCGGTTCGCAGCGGACTGTTTGTGCTGAGGCGGGCCGCCTCTGCCTCCGCTTCCGCTTCCGCTTCCGCTTCCGCTTCTGCCTCTGCTTCTGTGGCGGCCGTCGCTTCCACTCCCGTCTTCTACAACATCAACTCTTCAG GATGTATGCTGTTGGCTTGTGATGCATGGGCTCCAATTACAAAAAGATGTAGTTCAAATTCTTTGACTAATTCGCCGATTGCCTGTAAAGGCAACGATTTTGTTCCAACATCTTCGACAACTCCACCATCTGACGATTCACCCAGTGCATCTTCATCAG GATCTTCTCCGACGAGCTCAGGTGGTTCAGGTAGTTCAGCAGGTACCGGCAGCGGAGGTGGGAAGAAGTCTTCGACACTCTCATGCCCGAAATGTGGAGATCCTTGCACACACGTTGAAACGTTTGTTAgctccactcgttttgtcaaatGTGACAAATGTCATCATTTCTTTGTAGTTCTCAGCGAGGTCGACACTAAGAAAAGCTTAAAAGAAaacactgaaaataaaaatggtttCTTCAG AAAACCGCCACCACCTCCaaagaaaatatttgaatatctcAATAAGCATGTAGTAGGACAAGAGTACGCTAAGAAGGTTTTGTCTGTAGCTGTATACAATCACTATAagagaatatataataatattccacCACCCGTTCCGCAACAAGCCCATCCTGATAATGGACACAACTCGTTCACCCACAGAGGTGAGGAAGCGTGGA tttattttaaagattTGTTGCACATCACCGGGATCGGTCATGCGACGATCAGTAGCGGAAATTCTCTCGGTGGTTCTTCTGCTCAATCGGGACAGACGCAGACTGGACCGCATGCTGGTTCGGATATTCTTGATAGAGCTAGCCATGACCTGAGACTCGAAAAAAGTAATATTCTTCTTCTGGGACCGACAGGCTGTG GAAAAACCCTACTTGCTCAAACTATTGCTCAGTGTTTAGATGTGCCATTTGCTATATGTGATTGCACGACATTAACACAAGCTGGTTATGTAGGTGAAGATATTGAATCTGTAATTGCTAAGCTGTTACAAGACGCTAATTACAA TGTCGAAAGAGCTCAAATGGGCATTGTATTCTTGGACGAAGTAGATAAAATTGGGGCTGTACCTGGTATCCATCAGCTTAGAGATGTCGGAG GTGAAGGAGTACAACAAGGTATGCTCAAGATGCTTGAAGGCACTGTTGTCAACGTGCCAGAGCGCAATTCACCAAGAAAGCTACGCGGAGAAACAGTACAGGTTGACACTACCAACATTTTATTTGTTGCTAGTGGTGCATTCAACGGCCTTGATCGTCTCATTTCCCGACGAAGCAATGAAAAg tatCTAGGTTTTGGTGCTCCTACGATGGGTTCTCCGGGTAGAAGAGCGGCTTCGCAGCAAGCTTTGGCTGAACAGAATGCAGCGGCATCGGCAGAAGAGGAAAATAGAGAGCGAGATGCTTTTCTAAGGCTTGTTCAAGCAAGAGATCTTATTGATTTCGGAATGATACCA gaATTCGTTGGTCGTTTTCCGGTATTAGTTCCGTTCCATAGTTTAAACCAAGATCTATTAGTTAGAATTTTAACAGAACCGAAAAATGCTTTG ATTCCTCAGTACCAAATGCTATTTTCTATGGATCGGTGTGCTTTAAGCTTCAGTCCAGATGCTCTCCAAGCCATCTCTCGGCTAGCTATGGAGCGAAAGACTGGTGCTAGGGGACTGCGTGCAATAATG GAAAGTATACTCTTAGAATCCATGTTTGAAATACCTGGTTCTGACGTACTGTCGGTGCACATAAATGAAGACTGTGTAGTTGGTTCACGTAGTGCTGAGTACGTACGTGGAGCTGCCAGTGAGACAACTCCAGTGCAGAACGAAGAGCCATGGCCTGGGGTACGCGTACAAAACTAA
- the Syt4 gene encoding synaptotagmin 4, giving the protein MKMIEDGPEITAIDRVTSDVLTGYDSVIEAVIAGVAILVAILAAALICIRHRRIAAFHKKLDKRHGPERPLAFRPPKRPTAVRSPGGGTHYLKKSPSPTGLAKTPPGQQPTATSPTSPPAMLEPPKITYQSETEKGAAEARTPPTPQKELPGSQLTVQEPIVPKPGDNGIIESEDAVVKLGQLHFKLRYKHEKSSLIVSVVKCEDLPAKDPNLGSSDPYVKLQLLPDKQHKVKTRVVRKTRNPVYDEDFTFYGINFNQLSTITLHFVVLSFDRYSRDDIIGEVFCALNTVDISQAGAQALPLCRDIQPRSLKIRSQGRGELLLSLCWQPAANRLTVVLLKARNLPKMDVTGLADPYVKMYLLYNGQRIAKKKTHVKRRTLNPVFNESFVFDIPAGGEGLDSVSLEFLLLDWDRVTKNEVIGRLELGGTKSQGSALHHWNEVCNSPRRQIADWHKLRE; this is encoded by the exons TGACCTCAGATGTGCTAACGGGCTATGATAGTGTCATAGAGGCTGTCATCGCCGGAGTAGCAATTTTGGTGGCGATACTAGCAGCAGCATTAATTTGTATCAGACATAGGAGAATTGCCGCATTTCATAAAAAACTTG ataAGCGCCATGGTCCTGAACGTCCTTTGGCATTCCGACCTCCAAAGCGGCCTACAGCAGTGCGTAGTCCGGGTGGTGGTACTCATTATCTGAAGAAATCGCCGAGTCCCACTGGTTTGGCCAAAACTCCACCAGGG CAACAACCGACGGCCACTTCACCCACCTCACCGCCAGCAATGTTAGAACCACCAAAAATAACATACCAATCTGAAACAGAGAAAGGCGCTGCAGAAGCTCGTACACCACCGACTCCACAAAAAGAATTGCCTGGATCTCAATTGACTGTTCAAGAACCGATTGTACCTAAGCCAGGAGATAATGGAATTATCGAAAGTGAAGACGCTGTTGTTAAACTTGGAcaattgcattttaaattgcg ttATAAACACGAAAAAAGTTCTTTGATTGTATCCGTGGTTAAATGTGAAGATTTACCTGCAAAAGATCCAAATTTGGGCTCCAGTGATCCATATGTCAAGCTTCAGTTACTACCTGACAAACAACATAAAGTGAAGACAAG ggtTGTTAGAAAAACCAGGAATCCGGTATACGATGAAGACTTTACTTTCTACGGGATTAATTTTAATCAGTTGTCAACAATAACATTGCATTTTGTTGTTTTGAGTTTTGATAG gTATTCACGGGATGATATAATTGGTGAAGTCTTCTGTGCATTGAACACAGTTGATATATCACAGGCCGGTGCCCAAGCTTTACCCTTATGCCGAGATATTCAACCACGCAGTCTAAAA ATCAGATCACAGGGACGAGGTGAACTGTTGTTATCACTTTGCTGGCAACCTGCTGCTAATCGGCTCACAGTTGTACTTCTGAAAGCACGTAATTTACCAAAGATGGATGTTACAGGACTAGCAGACCC atatgtaaaaatgtatctgttATACAACGGTCAACGTATCGCCAAAAAGAAGACACATGTCAAGAGGAGAACACTGAATCCAGTATTTAATGAAAGTTTTGTGTTTGATATACCAGCAGGAGGAGAAGGATTAGATTCTGTTTCTTTGGAATTCTTATTGCTAGATTGGGATAGAGTAACTAAAAATGAG GTGATTGGACGACTTGAACTTGGTGGTACTAAATCTCAGGGAAGTGCACTTCATCACTGGAATGAGGTATGTAATTCTCCACGTCGTCAAATAGCAGATTGGCACAAGCTGCGCGAATAA